The segment TCCCGGTGCACAATTCTCCCAGTGCCTCAGTTTCATGACGAAGTGGCACAATCATACGGACGATATGCATGATATCATTTCAAACGTGCTTGGGTGTATTTCCCATCATTTTCCCATTGTTATGACTAAGAACAGGCAAAGAACTGGTTTTCATAGCCTACAGTTGGATACGGTGACAGGTTGGCAGTGTAGGACTTACAATCTGGATGTGTCCTGGATATCATCAGCTGGTGCAATCGTACTGTACTTTCATCCTCATTTACATTTATGTACGAAAACCTTGACGTACAAGATTGAAGCCTACGCGGAGCAGAAGATCACTGACCAATTGGTGTCGTCAATCAATGTATCGAAAAGACAATACAGAACGaacaaaaagtgagtgagttacagttCATCGTCACAATttcatatttcagccatatcgcaaGAAACTGAAATATAGACATAGTGATTAATGGTATATTATCACTGTAACAAAAATGGAACCAGCATACATCTCTAAAATAGGACTGCAAATGAGGACAATGCAATAAAAAAGAAGGCTGAGGATCGCCAGTAACTGAAACTAGACCATGGAGACATACCTGCAGAGACCCTAGCTGaatttatatcatcccttctGCCATTGACGTCTTTACTGATATTAAGccacaataaaacaacaaatattcgaCGAATAAAAGCTGTGTAGAGCTAAACTGACTCGTGAAGTTTTGgtacttacgtaccctctgagGAGGACATTGTCAAtcattttacagtgctttaaccccttcgaggatacaacCACTAACCATCGCAGTTGCTGTTTCCGTCTACCGATTATAAAAAAACATCTATATATTGACAAAACATATCGTTCAAAATTGATAAATTAGccctatttcttttaaaaactcgaTGATTAAACGGTTATGAACcctactaaaaagatcctttacagttttaaCAGTGAAATAGTTACCCCTTGGGATGGAAAAGTCAATACattcaagcaggacatgcttgaccgtgactctcatCACGAGGGATAGAAAACGTAGgttcctcaccttttaacaggtctCCGGTACTATATCGcatatggccaatgcgacatcgtcgcaaaatgacctcttaaAATCTTGACAACCTCCGGAGATATAActgatatagggttttatttcatgtaatttatttatacctatttggATGTCCAACTTCTTTTGCGGATCTCGGATATCTGCTCTAATTACAGCTTTACAATCAGAGTatggataagaagtggtgtcacagatttgttgagtgctaccttaGCAGTagaatcggccattgtgttagcAGATATTCCAACacggctgggtaaccaacagagacgatgtcgcattgggcAGTGGCAAGAtcgttatacaattcaataatttctattaaaagtggacatTTACAAGACAGATTTCAATAGCCTGAATGcatgaaagagaatcagaaaagattatatactgtttacagtTACGATTTTTTAACATATAtgtaagagctgttaatatggcattagcgTCTGTGAAAATAGAGTTGTTATTGGGCACTCGAGAATATATCGTTCTaaatccaatgacagtggcacaagcaactgcgccaccatccttgggtccatctgtaaacaaggatttgtatgtactatatttactttttaactgattataatcttgtttatattgtaagacGTTTGTTTCCGATTTTAGATCAACTTCTGGCCTAACCAAccgccaaggaggagaagaaagaaatcGCGTAGGGGGATGTAGTCCCCAGCtaccggcagcagaaatgaatgatttaattctGTACAAATAAGGCGTAACAAGAAATGACTTCAGCAAACAGGTCCTACTGCCGATACTGTGACCCTCCCAGGCAGTTATTCACTGGTACTTACTTGGATGAGTGGCTTGGTTGGCAGCACGGCGGCAAACCACAACGATGCTCGGGTTACTGAttactgcattgtctggttcagactaacgggatcgggtggtcaggctcgttgacctgggaatacttgcacaaagcgatcttagcgctgcaatgattgtaactcccattcttcaacatacgcttacgatagtcgtagctctaagatcactttgtgcaagtaggccctggttgatacatgtcatcgcgtcccaattacgtagatcgtcGTTCACGaggttgatcactagattgtctggtcctgactcgattatttacagatcaaacCCGGTTCAGGCAAGAGTATTGCTAGGGGCGGCGATTTTCCTTTTTATGAGAATCATAATGAGTAATGGGTGGTTCGCAAACACCAGGTGTCCCTGCTGACTTTCAGTGATACATACATCCTTACGATATCCATCTCTGTTAACCCTTTTACTACTATTGGATCTCTTAGTGTCTCTCGAGTTGacgttttgaaatatgtataaatataatcATATATCTTATTCTTAGTTTCATCTCACTTTCGCATATTCTTGGCGTCCTCTATAGTTTCAGGAAGCCTCCTTTTCAATGTCTCTGGTAGGAACAGCGTCAACAGACCCGCGGCAATCGACAGACCTCCGAACACGATGAGAGGCAGCGCCACCTTCAGGTCACCGCCAAGTAATACACCCTGAAGAATGatataaacagacaaaacatgtttcaataaTCACGTATGACGAAACAAGAACAAGCATTGTTAGTATACGGATCTGCAGAAGCTCTTGTattaaatacatttccaaacGATGAGACCTTAGAAATGTCCCCACTTCCGATGATAAACAAATCTAGATACACTTACAGATAGAATATTGAACAGTGATATACATCGTTAAAACAGATCCAAGGGATCTTGATTATAATATTCAGTAATCATTTCAGGATTCATATATTCACACATTCTCTTCcgacagaggttacttgtcatatattcctacgaacctctgttctaatacggccatatttcgcggttctcataaaatgccctagcggcaaaaaatggcagcatatttatctcccttttttctgtccaatcagaacacctgttacatcgacttagattcaacttgacaaatgcaagcaatgtggagaaacaaatatgacatgactgagttctgtctagaagaaacatttgagtatcgcacTCGGGAAGAgattctagttttcacgatgcatccggaaattaccgagatacttgcgaacgatcacttttgagacaaagtcgcTGACTGCACTACTGAagctgattgcctccaatcacgtgtcttgaatactcgcaccacgaaagggtcgtattagaacagaggttacgtaggaagatgtgacaagtaaccactgtgggaagagaatgatattcacagaaacatatatattcttaCCAGATCTGCAATGTAAGGGGAGACCATCCCACCGATCCTGGCAAAGAATGAGCTGACTCCCAGACCAGAATTTCGTATAACAGTAGGGAACAACTCTGCTGTGTAAACGTACACAGTGGCAAATGTTCCTGATGCACCCAACTTACCGAGCATAGCTAGTACGACTGTGACCCAGTCTGaagctggaaaatatatcaagaCCATAGTTTACTTGGGGTGAAATAACATGTGAACATGTTTCAACTTACAAGAGTTTccataaatgaaaacataaaaagacTTCGACTTTTGTTCTTAGTTTTGtcataaaatgaataaaaacgaaacaaacacAATCTTCCCGTGTGAGTTAACTTAATATGTCTCTGTCTTCTACTTACATGATTTTCCATAGATGACCGGGAACATTGTACACACACAAGCAATTCCGCCCAGGAGAAGACAGCCACACTGTACGAACTTCCTTCCAAGTCGGTCCAGCAGCAACATACAGGTAATATACGACACCAACTCGACAGTATTGGAAATGGTGAAGTTGATGTAGATGTTGCCACTGAGATTTTGGACGTTCAGGTTCAAGCCATAGTAAGCCAAACTTGCCACAAACCTTTAAGAAATGAACATGCGGACAAAAAGGAATTATTGAAATGATCCTCAATTTCCTCGTTTTAAAGACGACCTAATAGCTCAACTGTcgtgatatattttcatgataacTACAACATTTACCAAAGACTACTATCTGATGAAGAAAAGGTGTCATTTTCCTTCTATTTACACATTACAGTCAATGTGaattgcaaatatcaaaagaaacattttctgtCATTACAGCGTcttttatattttaaatttgGAAACAGCTAAGATCATCCAAATTTGTTCTGAATTTGCATCACTTGCTTTGCTGTCATTCCCGGCACATCCCTCTACGAACATCCGTCATCATCACACCTATATTTGAGCACCCATTTCAACTTTGACCATGTTTCACGGGTTGCAACGAGCCGTACGTTAACCTCTCACCAGTTGAAGAAGATGATGACTGTGATGAACAACAAGTAGGGCGTTGTGAACATCTGCGTGATCTTTACGGGCTTCTGCTTGTCGTTGATAAGTGTAATGTTCTCAACAATGTTGTCAGAACATTCAACGCCATTCACATACGCCATCTTCTGCATGATTTTTTGAGCCTCCGGTTTGCGACCACGTGCTATCAGCCATCGAGGGGATTCAGGCACTAACCTGGGTAACGTGATATTCATTACTTGTTTCAGGAAACTCAACAGAAAGGGTGTCAAGAAAACATTACACAAACCATGCTCATTACTCATAATCATTGTTTGCTCAAAAACCATAGATTCGCCACACACACTGCGGAGAGATTTCATTGGAGTTGGTAACAGTGAACTCAGTGATCAACACTCAGtgaatgtcatcgtatctaaGCACATAAATCTGGTGGTCAGGTAAAATTATTTCAGGTAATTATGCCACCTGCAGTTGCCTAACCATTCCATTTGTATTGGAAACTATTTAGTATTAGGTACACTTCCGGTCACCCGATTCAAGTTCTTTTATGGTAAATCAGATGGCGTGTTTCACTGATGTTTTGTCTCCTTTTAAAATTCAATAGAGCATTCCTAATGGTTTTACTCGTTTTTCCTCAGAAAATATTTAAGTATGAAACACGTAACTGCAACATGTTTCGATGAAATACTGCCAGAGCATGACGTGAGTTAGTGTGTAGTGCATACCAATAACAGAGAATGCTGAGAGCTGACGGAAAAGATGTGATGAGCTGAAGATGTTGCCAGTTTCGGACAAAGTAGGCAATAAGACCCAGGGCAAACTGACTGAAGCACcagaatatctccatgatgatTGCTACAAACACTCTCCTAGAAGGTCCAGTCAGTTCCAGCACTGAAagagaaaacaaaatacattgttcaTGTTAAAGTTGAATACGTGCCACTAGTCAGATGTTATATTCAACCTAGTGGTCGATAATTATACTTGTTAGCTCCCTAGGTGAGGGTGTGTCCATACATTACCGCGTGGGTTTCCGACACTTGATACTGACTCAGAAAATCAACAAAGTAACAAAAAAGTGGTAAAATGATATGTTATTCATTCAGAATGacaaattttttaaaaatgatgaCAAAATAGGGGTCTATGCATGACTGATGACACCTCGGGATGCATGcgcattgtcattttcattacaCACAAAACCTCCTCCCATCATTACTTTACTAACCGTGTTTGGACATGTTAATTGAATCAAATACTGATTCTAAAGACAAATGTCTTGAACATTGGCTCAGCTAACatctaaaaagtgaaaaaataattaaaattaagATGAAACATATGTGGAAAAGTGTCTGGTAGGGTTCAGTATATATTAGgcattatatttttgttgagcCCACAAGCTGTTATGCACACAAATTCTTCTGTGTGCTAGTATTAAAATTATTgggaacaataaaacaataataataatggtatgataaatatgaataaatatttactcagaacaagagtacttgtgaaggcagctccaccacacacacactccagtACTCTGAACGCAATGTACACATGCACGTTAGGCACAAAAGCCATGCCGATGGTGACAATCGCCTTTGCCACTGAGCTGATCAAGACGAGAGGACGTCGCCCGAATCTGAAGATGAACCGACGCGATATTATCGCGTTTGATATGCTATGCTTGTGCACAACGTGTTGAACAAAGCATATATTCATTTGAGAAGCATTTGTACAGCATACAAATTATAGAACTCATCAAATCGATTTTCTTTGTTGGAAGTATCCGATATTCATGtttattaaaaatgtgtttttcatttgCAGATATAGGAACAATGTAAGTGGCATATGACCACGCTTATTTTGTCCTTTGATTAATATTATATTCGGGAAGTCTTAAAGATGCACGATACTAGTTGTTGAGTCCGTTCGATTAAATGGATATAGCTTGATGGTCTCATCGgcttttcaaatatttaatgtatgtagaTATTTGACCTAAACAGTGCTTGTCCGAGATGTACCACGTATTCATGACAGTGGATATATTGGTGAACAGTGTGAAGTACGCCTATTCCATTTGGTATGAACTCACAAGTCTGACAATAATCCCATGACAAGAGCTCCGGCCATCTGCCCAGCAAATCCTGCCATGTAAGAGTGGGAGCGCAGAACAAGGTCGTCGCAGACTATACTGAACTGAagcaaaaaaataaattattcGTCTAACTTATAAAAACAAGTGGAATAGGAGAAAAGGGCACCTTGcgataattttcaaaattactATGTTAAAGACTTACTGTACCTTCCTAATTCATTTATTATGGAAATAGAAAGAATCTGTTTCAATGTCATCTGCGGCGATAAACCTGATAATACACTCttccaaaaagaaaaaaaaagaaaaatgaaattcaaaaatgataAAACTATGTGAAGTGAAACATTCtttagggttgcacattgtttctggaatgttttcggaagatcatgcttgaccgAACACAaccaaaaataattttgaacggttttatcaatcaggattgtcaaagtgtgcgtggatgtcatgcagcacgaatatcaggcacaatgattgttttcACGTGCAAAATATGAGTATAGCAAGTGACTATGAAAGtcccaaatgaatctcacaatttcatccacgatctttgcaagtactgtacacgaaaatgggacgtctcaacgctggcgatcgaaatcaggcaattgggcgattgcaagctggcgaatcaaagagtgaggtggcaaggatcttcatcgttcatcccagcacaataactcgattgtgggatcgatttcgtaaaacaaattcgacaaatgacaGTGCAAGATCATgaagacctagagtcaccacacctgcccaagatcggtacgcCAACCTTCCTGACCGCCATCGTACCGCCCGGGACACTGCACAAGAACAGTTGGAGcccgaagagtgtccgatcagacaatcgggaaccgtctccgagaagtaggaatacgtgccaaacgtccaaaagCTGCCCCTtccttgacacgactacatcgacgtcgacgagtgaaatggtgtaacacggtgctgccatggaacctggcaaactggaggcgcatatggtttagcgatgaatcccgaTATCTCCTCATGGGACGTGATGGTagacgtcatgaacgttttgctcctaactgcatcaAACAAGTGGACAGATTCGGTAGAAggagtgttatggtgtggggaacAATCTTATGCACCCGCAGAtcggaacttgtgcttgtccaaggcaatctgccggccaatcgatacatcgaccagattctccgtccgcacgtccttcacctGGTTGACCGTCAACGGTAGCTCTTCCAAAaggacaacgccaggccccacaAAGCACGTGGCACCGTTGACCacctggccaataacaacatcaacaccctcccctggccctccagatccccggatctaaacccaatcgaacaccATTGGGATAagatcgatagacgggtacgtcgacgtcgtaatccaccacagaatcatcaacagttgttccacatgctgcaggaggaatggaggtggtcatacgaggtactgactcTAACACCACCTGGTGGATTGCAGTAACGACTGTGATGAATATTCTCATgaatatggacaagatagcaatgcattgttcaataaaatttcatttatgtatctttgttttccgctgatctacacgtccttgaataacactAAATTTCCATTGATGTGTGGggtttgcgtttcttttttaaagAGTGTATTATGAGGAAGGATTTGAAGAGGGGCCATAGTGAAGATGTTGAAACCTTTATATGCTCTCTGATGATTTCAACTTTAAGAGGACGTTATCGCAAAATAACCTTGAGTAACCAAAGCAACGCCCTCGTTCAAGGTTTAATTACGCTCGGAGCATATATTGACAGTTTTTCAACTGTTGTAAATCCATTTTGGAAAGACACCTTTACTGCTCAGAAAAGGGCATAGATCAAAACTCACCACTGATATGAACAATCCTCATAATATTCTAGCTGAAACACTGTGGCTGAATCGTCAATTTAAACACTCCAAGTTTATAATACAAAACTGGTATACAAAAGGTGTCCAATTTGTAAAAGATCTCTGTAACTCAAATGAACGGCTTTCCCTTTAAGAATTGTAAAATAGGTATGACTTGAGCTGTTAATTCCTAGATTTCTTACAAGTTATACATAATATTCCGAAATCCTGGAGATACAATAAGTAATACGAATCATTATCATGCAAATTTGACCTTACATATATCTGCTCTTAGGCTAATCTGTCCTGTTAAAGGTTGTCGAACGTTCTACGATGTACTGTCTAAAGTGCCAGAGAATCATCTGCCGAAGCCCTGTTCTAAATGGGAAAATCATGTAAACATAATTTAAAATAACCcttggaaaaatattttcacaaccaACAGAAAATATATCAAGGACACAAAGCTTTTTGGaatttcaatacagattcatTTACAACAGTGTGTTTACGATAAAAAGAATTGCTAAGAATGAACCTGGTTGACAGGAATGTTTGTTCCTTTTTGCAGCTCAGAACCTGAAAGTATTATCCATGTCTTTTATGTCTGTACATGTGAGACACACTTTTGGAATAATCATACATATATGGAGGACATGTAATATTGATGTACgctttgcagtttttcagaTACTGATGACTATTGATACCGGACGCAAGTTCCTTAATCATCACACTCTATTAGCAACTAAGCGATATATTTATATCACGAGTTTAAAACATATCCAATGTACTGAGCATTAAAAGTTTCGTGAAAACCCACAAGGGTACCATTACCATTGAAGAGTATACCCCCATAACGGACTGCAACAATAGGCTGCCAGGTTTATTGTGAAAGTGATGCTATTCCTGCTGCCACGAAACACTGAAAACGCGCAATATATGTAAAATGGCTGAAATgaataacatatatacataaacattatcaaaacatatCGTGCATGCAGGGTTTTATTCATGAATATGAAAAACGGAGTAACCGATGCATATTACACGATAAACGAA is part of the Haliotis asinina isolate JCU_RB_2024 chromosome 6, JCU_Hal_asi_v2, whole genome shotgun sequence genome and harbors:
- the LOC137286286 gene encoding organic cation transporter protein-like; its protein translation is MKFDEALEHLGEFGWYQKRLYFVLCILTCIVALQNQAVIFQLDTPDHRCSLGVNDTYQVQDAHHSSLINMSIPWETDRDKQVLSSCKMYQYPQNGSQPNNLTTPCNAWVFDKSTYESTLTEKFSIVCDDLVLRSHSYMAGFAGQMAGALVMGLLSDLFGRRPLVLISSVAKAIVTIGMAFVPNVHVYIAFRVLECVCGGAAFTSTLVLMLELTGPSRRVFVAIIMEIFWCFSQFALGLIAYFVRNWQHLQLITSFPSALSILCYWLVPESPRWLIARGRKPEAQKIMQKMAYVNGVECSDNIVENITLINDKQKPVKITQMFTTPYLLFITVIIFFNWFVASLAYYGLNLNVQNLSGNIYINFTISNTVELVSYITCMLLLDRLGRKFVQCGCLLLGGIACVCTMFPVIYGKSSSDWVTVVLAMLGKLGASGTFATVYVYTAELFPTVIRNSGLGVSSFFARIGGMVSPYIADLGVLLGGDLKVALPLIVFGGLSIAAGLLTLFLPETLKRRLPETIEDAKNMRKKCPKTKSLLHTETTNVEMESCQRRACLLEPTEQT